Within Pseudomonadales bacterium, the genomic segment TTGCAAGCCTTCGGTTTGCATCAACGCGCGATACTGCTCGGTCAATGAGGCATCCGGCTCTTGCAAAATTCGTTCAAAATCATCCGGTGATAGCGAATCTAATTCCACACGAATCGGCAAACGCCCTTGCAACTCAGGAATCAAATCTGAAGGCTTTGCCAAATGAAAAGCACCGGAGGCGATGAACAACACATGATCGGTTTTGATCATGCCGTATTTGGTGGAGACGATGCAGCCTTCAATCAAAGGCAATAAATCGCGCTGCACGCCTTCGCGCGAGACATCAGCGCCGCTGGTTTCGCCGCGACGACAGACTTTATCGATCTCATCAATGAACACGATGCCGTTTTGTTCAGCGGCTTCGATAGCTTTGGTTTTGATTTCTTCGTCATTGATCAGTCGTGCCGCCTCTTCATCCTGCAACTGTTTCATTGCCGAGCGCACGGTCATTTTGCGCAGCTGTTTTCTATCGCTGGAAATATTAGAAAACATATTCTGTAACTGGCTGGTCATTTCTTCCATACCGGGCGGCGCCATAATCTCTACACCCACAGGCGCAGCCGACACTTCAATTTCTATTTCTTTGTCATCCAACTCACCTTCGCGCAACTTTTTGCGAAACATCTGGCGCGTGCCGGTTTCTTTTTCTTGCGGATCTAAACCGCGCGCTGCGGGCAACAGCGCATCCAATACACGATCTTCTGCTGCATCTTGTGCGCGCACTTGCACAGCATCCATTGCGCGCTGGCGAAATAACTTGATCGAAATTTCGATTAAATCACGCACTATGGATTCCACATCGCGCCCGACATAGCCAACCTCGGTAAACTTAGTGGCTTCCACTTTGACAAATGGCGCATCCGCCAATTTGGCGAGCCGACGCGCAATTTCTGTTTTGCCCACACCTGTAGAACCAATCATCAAAATATTTTTTGGCGTGATTTCTGTGCGTAAATTTTCAGGCAGCTGCATGCGACGCCAACGGTTGCGCAGCGCAATAGCGACGGCACGCTTGGCATCGTGTTGACCGATGATGTATTTATCGAGTTCGCTGACAATTTCTCGCGGTGTCATGTTAGACATGCTCGCACTCCATTTCTTCAATCGTGCGATTGTGGTTGGTGTAGATACAAATATCAGCGGCGATTGCTAAGCTTTTTTCAACAATATCGCGTGCGGATAAATCGGTATTTTTCAACAGTGCCGTGGCCGCCGATTGCGCAAATGAACCACCAGAACCGATTGCCAACAAATCATCTTCCTGCTCAATGACATCGCCATTGCCGGTGATAATTAACGAGCTGGTTTTATCCGCCACGATTAACAATGCTTCTAAACGCCGCAGCATGCGATCCGTGCGCCAATCTTTTGCCAGCTCTACGGCTGCGCGCACTAAATGTCCTTGGTATTTTTCCAGTTTCGCTTCAAAGCGTTCAAACAGCGTGAAAGCATCAGCAGTGCCGCCGGCAAAGCCCACGATCACTTCATCGCGATAGATGCGGCGCACTTTGCGCGCATTGCCTTTCATCACTGTATTGCCGAGCGATACCTGACCATCGCCACCCACAACCACGCGCCCATTGCGGCGCACAGACAAAATAGTAGTGCCGTGAAATTGTTCCAAGGGAGAAATCCTGACAGCGGGAGAGACAATCTATCTATGGGCTGTCTGCCACTGTTTCAAGGTGTATTACTTGATGGGGATAGTATTCACGCCATTACCGTTGAGCATGATGCGCGCTTTATCCGCTTCTTGACTCGTGCGGAACGGGCCCGCCACGACTTTCTGCAAGCTCTCGCCACTCGCGCTATTCACCTTGCGAATAGAAGAGCTGACACCCAGACGAGACAGCTTGCTGCGCAGCTTATCGGCTTCCGCCGCATTGCGAAAAACACCGGCCTGTAAGTAGCGCGCACCGTTTGTGGTAGTGGCAGCCGTAGGCTTGGCGGCGGGGGCAGGCTTTGCTGCAGCTTTAGCCTGTCTTTCTTTCTCTTTTTGAGCCAATAGCTGCTCCATGGGATCCATAGAAGCTGTATCGCTTGCAGGTTTCTCCACAGCTTTTTTAGCAGTTGTTTCCACAGGGGTAGGCGTAACCACTGCGCTCGGCGCTGCTGTAGTCGTTGTGACGGGCTGCGATGCATCTGGCGTTGGCGTCGTCATCGCGCCAGGTGTCGTTGCAGGCGCGGCGATCGCAGGCTGTGTTTGCGCGGCTGGCGCAGGTGTTGTGTTAGCCGCTTCAGGTTGAGCAGTAGGAGCGATATCCGTTACGGGCTGCCCACCTTCCGGCAACTTGGTATAGAACTCAAATACAGGGCTAACGCGCTTGGGCGGTGCCGGTGGTTGTTCACTGGGCACGGCAGTTGTTGTTGGGGCAGTAGTTACAGGCATTGCTGGTGCAGGCAACGGAGGACGCACACCAGAGAGATACACCAAAAACATAATCAAACAGCCAGCCAGCGTGCCGACTAACAGCCACAACCACGAAGGTACGCCACTGCTTTTTTTGCGCTGCGGTGAACGACGATGAGAAGTTTCCTTACGGATCCGCTGGCTACGGGCGAAATCGTGGCTCATGAGGTGAACTTCACTCCCTGACTATCAAACTTTATTACAAGCACAAACATTACATGGATTCCGGTGCGTTGACACCTAACAGCAGCAAGCCATTGCGCAACACTTGCTGCGTCGCAACCGCCAACGCCAAGCGTGCATTGCGCAACGCCGCATCGTCCACCAAAAACTGTTCGGTGTTGTACCAAGCGTGCAAGCCCGCCGCCAGCTCACGCAAATACTGCGCAATCACATGCGGGGCTAAATCCTGTGCGGCATTGGCAACGACATCAGGGTAACGCGCTAAGGTATTGAGCAAATCGGTTTCATGCGCAGTGGTTAAGCGATCCAATGACGCTAAACCCGCTGACTCATCCCACGGCAATTGTTTTTCCTGCGCTTGACGCAACACGCTGCACACGCGTGCGTGCGCGTATTGAATGTAATACACGGGATTGTCATTGCTTTTTGCAACAGCCAAATCCACATCAAAAACCAATTGCGATGTTGCTGCGCGCGACACTAAAAAATAACGCGTCGCATCGCGACCGCACCATTCAATCAAATCGCGCAAAGTGACATAAGCGCCGGCGCGTTTGGATATTTTTACTTCTTCACCGCCGCGCATCACCGTGACCATTTGATGCAAGACATAATCGGGCCAACCCGCAGGAATGCCAACATTTAATGCTTGCAGCCCAGCGCGCACACGCGTGATCGTTGAATGGTGATCCGCGCCCTGCTCGTTAATTACACGCGTAAAACCGCGCTGCCATTTGTTCAAGTGATACGCGACATCCGGCACGAAATAGGTGTAACCGCCTTCTGTTTTACGCATCACACGATCTTTGTCATCGCCGAAATCAGTTGTCTTTAACCACAACGCACCGTCTTTTTCGTAAGTGTGACCACTAGCGATTAACTGCTGCACCGTCGCTTCAACGCGACCTTCCGCGTACAGAGAAGATTCCAAATAAAACACATCGAAACGCACATCGAAGGCGCGCAAATCCAAATCTTGTTCGCGACGCAAATACGCCACCGCAAAATGACGAATCGCTTCAATATTTTGCGCGTCTTTTGCACCGATCACATGCTGATCGTCGGCATCAATTTTTTCGCCCGCCATGTAAGCATTGGCGACATCAGTAATGTAGTCGCCGCGATAACCGTCTTCTGGCCACGCACTGTCATCGGGCGTAAGACCCAAAGCGCGCGCTTGCACCGAGCGCGCCAAATTGTTGATCTGCGCGCCAGCATCGTTGTAGTAAAACTCGCGTGTGACTGACCAACCTGTTGCAGCCAGCAGACGACACAGACAATCACCAATAGCTGCACCGCGACCGTGGCCGACATGTAAGGGACCCGTGGGATTGGCAGAGACAAACTCCACCTGCACTTGCTGCCCCGCACCTGTGTTGCTGCGACCGAACTGTTCTCGCTCGGTGAGCACGCGCGACACCACGGCTGTTTGCGCAGCGCGCGCTAAAAACACATTGATAAAGCCGGGGCCCGCAATTTCTGCTTTTTCTACCACTGCGTTGTTGGGCAATGCAGCAATGATGGCAGCCGCTAAATCGCGTGGTGGCTTGCCCGCCTGCTTCGCCAACACCATGGCGATATTGCTTGCCAAATCACCGTGCGCTTTGTCGCGCGTATTATCGAGCTGTACCGCAGGCAAATCACCGGCAGACAAAACGCCTTCGCTTTGCAAACGCATCAGCGCAGTTTGTAGCAAGGCAGCCAAGGACTGTTTCATCAGAAGGATTCGTTCAAATACAAATTAGCCTGTTATTATCGCCGTTTCAGCACTGTGAAGCCACATAACAGCGTATAACAATCAATAACAGCAGCAGTCGAGGTTGAAGCTGGCGATGTTTGAAATTGGCGTTATCCCCGTCGCTGGCGCAGGTCTGCGACTCTACCCCTACACCCAAGCCACACCCAAAACCCTGTTGGAAATCGGCGGGCAATCGCTATTAGTGCGCAACATTTCAATCATGCGCGAGCAACTGGGCGTCAAAAAAATCATTTTGATCATTGGCCACCACGGCGATCAGATTCGCAAAGCGATAGGTGACGGCCACCAACTCGGCGTACAGATCGAATATGCAGAATGCGAAAATATTGGCGCAGGCTTAGCGCGCGGATTGCTGTCGGTGCGCGACAAAATTCAGCAGCCTTTTCCTGTCATTCTCGGCGACGAGTTATACCTCGACAGTAATCACCAACAACTCCTGCAATACGCCAGCGCACCGGTTGATGTGGTGTGTGGCATCAAAACCACCGGCGACACCACACTGATTCGCAAAAACTATGCAGTGACTGTCAATGGCAACCGCATCACCGCGCTGGAAGAAAAACCGGAAGTGGTGAAGACGCATTATCTAGGTTGCGGCACTTATATTTTTTCGCCAAAAATTTTCGACGCCATTGAGAAAACATCGCCTTCAACAAAAACAGGACGCGTGGAATTGACCGAGGTGATTGGGCAACTCGCACAACAAGGTGCGGATGTGCGCGCCGCTCTTTTGAAAGGTGGCTATCGCAATATCAATTACGCGGAAGATTACATCAGCGCGATGAATTTATATCGCAAAATAAACTTCGACCAATACCGCGTCAGTTTAGTGATCCCTACTTACAACGAAGCCGCAGCCATCGGCGATGTCATTGAAGATTTTCGCGACAAAGTGGATGAAATTATTGTCGCCGACAATCAATCACCGGATGGCACAGCAGAAATCGCTCTCGCAAAAGGCGCAACGGTAATTTCACAACCTTTAAGCGGTTACGGCGAAGCACTGCGCTGCGCTTTACAAAACGCAACCGGCGACATTTTGGTGTTGATGGAAGGTGACGCGTCTTTCACCGCCGATGATTTGCCAAAATTTTTGGCGTATATGCGCGATGCGGACATGGTGATAGGCACACGCACAACCAAGCAGATGATTGAGCAAGGCGCGAACATGGATGCTTTTTTGCGCTGGGGTAATGTATTAGCGGCCAAAGTGTTGCAATTTTTTTGGATTCGACAGGAACCACGCTTCACCGATCTCGGCTGCACTTATCGCGCTATTTGGCGCGATACTTACCTTACTATTCGTGACAATTTATCGGCCGTTGGCCCTGAGTTTTCGCCAGAAATGATGGTGGAAGTGTTGCGTTCCGAAAGAAAAATTATCGAAATTCCTGTTACTTATCGCCCTCGCATTGGCGATATTTCCAAACACTCAGGCAGCAAGCTGGCCATCTTAAAAACTGGCACAAAAATGTTGTGGCTGATTTTGAAAAGGCGATTAGGTTTTCGCTAACACTCAATCTAGCACTGCATCATGCTTAGCTACCTGCGCATCCAATGCGCCTGTATTTTTCATCATCAATGCCAACGGAATAATGGCGACCGTCATCCACATAATCAGCCGGAAATCTTGTAAATAGGCCAGCTGCGCAGCTTGACGCAGCAACTCGCCGTCTAGCGCCATCAAGCCTTGCACGGTGCTGGTATTCCAAATTTGCGGCAACACTCCCCAATCCAAATTGTGATTAAACGGCGTGATGTATTCTGAAAAAATAGCGTGATTGCGCTGCACATTATCCGCCAACTGCGTCATCACCACGGAAATACCAATACTGCTGCCGATATTGCGCACCAAACTAAAAATGGATGACCCTTCGGTGCGCAACGATGGCTCCAAGGTCAAAAAAGCAATTGTCGATAGCGGCACAAAAATAAACCCCAATCCGACCCCTTGCAAAACTCCCACCCAAATGACCGCAGATTCACTCACATCAACGGTGAACCCCATCATTAACCACAGCGAGCCACAGGTAAAAATACCTCCGGTTGCAATAATAAAACGCGGATCAATACGATCCA encodes:
- the hslU gene encoding ATP-dependent protease ATPase subunit HslU; translated protein: MSNMTPREIVSELDKYIIGQHDAKRAVAIALRNRWRRMQLPENLRTEITPKNILMIGSTGVGKTEIARRLAKLADAPFVKVEATKFTEVGYVGRDVESIVRDLIEISIKLFRQRAMDAVQVRAQDAAEDRVLDALLPAARGLDPQEKETGTRQMFRKKLREGELDDKEIEIEVSAAPVGVEIMAPPGMEEMTSQLQNMFSNISSDRKQLRKMTVRSAMKQLQDEEAARLINDEEIKTKAIEAAEQNGIVFIDEIDKVCRRGETSGADVSREGVQRDLLPLIEGCIVSTKYGMIKTDHVLFIASGAFHLAKPSDLIPELQGRLPIRVELDSLSPDDFERILQEPDASLTEQYRALMQTEGLQIAFGKDGIRRIAEIAWEVNDRTENIGARRLHTVMERLLESVSFSAGDLAAEGNTVTIDAAYVDQSLGALSQNEDLSRFIL
- the hslV gene encoding ATP-dependent protease subunit HslV produces the protein MEQFHGTTILSVRRNGRVVVGGDGQVSLGNTVMKGNARKVRRIYRDEVIVGFAGGTADAFTLFERFEAKLEKYQGHLVRAAVELAKDWRTDRMLRRLEALLIVADKTSSLIITGNGDVIEQEDDLLAIGSGGSFAQSAATALLKNTDLSARDIVEKSLAIAADICIYTNHNRTIEEMECEHV
- a CDS encoding SPOR domain-containing protein, which translates into the protein MSHDFARSQRIRKETSHRRSPQRKKSSGVPSWLWLLVGTLAGCLIMFLVYLSGVRPPLPAPAMPVTTAPTTTAVPSEQPPAPPKRVSPVFEFYTKLPEGGQPVTDIAPTAQPEAANTTPAPAAQTQPAIAAPATTPGAMTTPTPDASQPVTTTTAAPSAVVTPTPVETTAKKAVEKPASDTASMDPMEQLLAQKEKERQAKAAAKPAPAAKPTAATTTNGARYLQAGVFRNAAEADKLRSKLSRLGVSSSIRKVNSASGESLQKVVAGPFRTSQEADKARIMLNGNGVNTIPIK
- the argS gene encoding arginine--tRNA ligase, with protein sequence MKQSLAALLQTALMRLQSEGVLSAGDLPAVQLDNTRDKAHGDLASNIAMVLAKQAGKPPRDLAAAIIAALPNNAVVEKAEIAGPGFINVFLARAAQTAVVSRVLTEREQFGRSNTGAGQQVQVEFVSANPTGPLHVGHGRGAAIGDCLCRLLAATGWSVTREFYYNDAGAQINNLARSVQARALGLTPDDSAWPEDGYRGDYITDVANAYMAGEKIDADDQHVIGAKDAQNIEAIRHFAVAYLRREQDLDLRAFDVRFDVFYLESSLYAEGRVEATVQQLIASGHTYEKDGALWLKTTDFGDDKDRVMRKTEGGYTYFVPDVAYHLNKWQRGFTRVINEQGADHHSTITRVRAGLQALNVGIPAGWPDYVLHQMVTVMRGGEEVKISKRAGAYVTLRDLIEWCGRDATRYFLVSRAATSQLVFDVDLAVAKSNDNPVYYIQYAHARVCSVLRQAQEKQLPWDESAGLASLDRLTTAHETDLLNTLARYPDVVANAAQDLAPHVIAQYLRELAAGLHAWYNTEQFLVDDAALRNARLALAVATQQVLRNGLLLLGVNAPESM
- a CDS encoding glycosyltransferase, coding for MFEIGVIPVAGAGLRLYPYTQATPKTLLEIGGQSLLVRNISIMREQLGVKKIILIIGHHGDQIRKAIGDGHQLGVQIEYAECENIGAGLARGLLSVRDKIQQPFPVILGDELYLDSNHQQLLQYASAPVDVVCGIKTTGDTTLIRKNYAVTVNGNRITALEEKPEVVKTHYLGCGTYIFSPKIFDAIEKTSPSTKTGRVELTEVIGQLAQQGADVRAALLKGGYRNINYAEDYISAMNLYRKINFDQYRVSLVIPTYNEAAAIGDVIEDFRDKVDEIIVADNQSPDGTAEIALAKGATVISQPLSGYGEALRCALQNATGDILVLMEGDASFTADDLPKFLAYMRDADMVIGTRTTKQMIEQGANMDAFLRWGNVLAAKVLQFFWIRQEPRFTDLGCTYRAIWRDTYLTIRDNLSAVGPEFSPEMMVEVLRSERKIIEIPVTYRPRIGDISKHSGSKLAILKTGTKMLWLILKRRLGFR